In Pseudomonadota bacterium, a single genomic region encodes these proteins:
- a CDS encoding Xaa-Pro peptidase family protein: MLKSLNLCEFTPKEEIENRIIEFKKRMAEHGFSFAVIIQNVDLFYFTGSLQNAILVVPLDGEPVFFVLKNLNRAVVETSLKITPIKRDKDVKDILADMKVLKGRGGMELDVVPVTVFERWKNILGYDNITDISRLIKDVRLIKSPFELEQIKRSGEIIGHVFKKAKEVIREGVREIDIDAALLAEGRRMGHQGLLRMRGMNQEMMSCYVTHGYSATISSGADVPISGVGITPAIGQGASINRIGRGVPVLVDYGGGYNGYITDETRAFAVGDMKEIFRKGHAVAADIIEDAMTFGKEGVAGTEIFMRALQRAKKEGFEDYFMGHGEGKVGFIGHGLGLEINELPVITPRHNIMLKEGMVFAFEPKFIIPGEGAIGIEVDFIVRKGRLERVTDTSMDIVYV; encoded by the coding sequence ATGTTGAAGAGTCTAAATCTATGTGAGTTCACACCCAAAGAAGAGATAGAGAACAGGATCATAGAGTTTAAAAAAAGGATGGCAGAGCACGGGTTCTCCTTTGCGGTCATCATTCAGAATGTGGATTTATTCTATTTTACCGGTTCTTTACAGAATGCTATCCTTGTTGTTCCTCTTGACGGGGAACCGGTTTTTTTTGTGCTGAAAAACTTAAACAGGGCAGTTGTTGAGACATCTCTCAAGATAACACCTATAAAAAGGGACAAAGACGTTAAGGATATCCTTGCGGATATGAAGGTTTTAAAGGGCAGGGGAGGTATGGAACTTGATGTTGTTCCTGTAACGGTTTTTGAGCGGTGGAAGAATATTCTCGGCTACGACAATATAACTGATATTTCCCGGTTAATTAAAGATGTAAGGCTGATAAAAAGCCCCTTTGAATTAGAACAGATAAAAAGATCAGGCGAGATTATCGGCCATGTTTTTAAAAAGGCAAAGGAAGTCATCAGGGAAGGTGTAAGGGAGATCGATATTGATGCAGCCCTTCTCGCAGAAGGGAGAAGGATGGGGCATCAGGGTCTTTTGCGGATGAGGGGCATGAATCAGGAAATGATGAGCTGCTATGTAACCCATGGATACTCTGCCACAATATCTTCAGGGGCTGATGTGCCCATATCAGGCGTAGGCATTACACCTGCTATTGGTCAGGGCGCTTCAATCAACAGAATCGGGAGAGGAGTTCCTGTTCTCGTTGATTACGGCGGCGGGTATAACGGTTATATTACGGATGAAACAAGGGCATTTGCTGTGGGAGACATGAAAGAGATTTTCAGAAAGGGACATGCTGTGGCGGCAGACATCATCGAGGACGCCATGACATTTGGAAAAGAGGGTGTCGCTGGAACGGAGATATTTATGAGGGCATTGCAGAGAGCGAAAAAGGAAGGATTTGAAGATTATTTCATGGGTCATGGCGAGGGAAAGGTTGGCTTCATAGGACATGGGCTGGGACTTGAGATAAACGAACTTCCCGTCATAACCCCGAGACACAACATAATGTTAAAAGAGGGTATGGTCTTTGCCTTTGAACCAAAGTTTATAATACCAGGAGAGGGTGCAATAGGCATTGAAGTGGATTTCATTGTGCGGAAGGGCCGGCTGGAGAGGGTAACGGATACTTCCATGGACATCGTATATGTGTAA
- a CDS encoding proline--tRNA ligase, with protein sequence MLFSKMFIPTMKEVPKEAEVASHKLMLRAGYIRRLASGIYTWLPMGLKSLRKVEQIIREEMNKKCAQEILMPVVQPKELWVESKRWEKYGKELLRFIDRNDRELCLAPTHEEVVTDLVRREVRSYKELPLNLYQIQTKFRDEIRPRFGVMRGREFSMKDAYSFDMDETGAERSYMDMYDAYVNIFTRCGLRFKPVEADTGQIGGSFSHEFMVLADTGEDTIISCDTCGYAANLEKAEAGFVGREKRVRNGNYRRVETPGQRKVEEVASFLQVMPDKLLKTMIYRTDKGTIGVLVKGDREINETKLVNLLSLDYLELADPCIIEEVTGGPLGFSGPIGLKIPLYADSDVQSMEDFVIGGNEEDVHVVDVNVDDFKVEGFYALKVVKDGDLCPKCKGTLLSTRGIEVGHIFKLGLKYSEAMNATFLDKDGKERHMVMGCYGIGVGRTVAAAIEQGYDENGIVLPIAIAPFEVNVLPVNNTHAESMELADNVYKALMGKNIDVVMDDRDERPGVKFKDCDLIGIPLRVTIGERNLKEGYVELKVRNEKESQKIKKEDIIGRVVSYVEESKSM encoded by the coding sequence ATGCTATTTTCAAAAATGTTCATTCCCACAATGAAAGAGGTTCCGAAAGAAGCGGAGGTTGCAAGCCATAAACTGATGCTCAGGGCCGGGTATATCAGGAGGCTTGCATCAGGGATCTATACGTGGTTGCCCATGGGACTTAAATCATTAAGGAAAGTGGAACAGATTATAAGGGAAGAGATGAACAAAAAATGTGCACAGGAAATCCTCATGCCTGTTGTTCAGCCTAAAGAATTGTGGGTGGAGAGCAAAAGGTGGGAAAAATACGGTAAGGAGCTCCTGAGATTTATTGACAGGAACGACAGGGAATTGTGCCTTGCCCCTACCCATGAAGAGGTTGTTACCGACCTGGTGAGGAGGGAGGTAAGGTCATATAAGGAATTGCCACTTAACCTCTATCAGATCCAGACGAAGTTCAGGGACGAGATCAGACCGAGGTTCGGGGTCATGAGGGGCAGGGAATTTTCCATGAAAGACGCTTACAGCTTCGATATGGACGAGACAGGCGCTGAGAGGAGTTACATGGATATGTATGATGCCTATGTAAACATATTTACGCGCTGCGGGTTGCGATTCAAACCAGTAGAGGCAGATACAGGGCAGATTGGCGGAAGTTTTTCCCATGAATTCATGGTCCTTGCCGATACCGGAGAAGATACTATTATTTCGTGCGATACATGCGGCTATGCGGCAAATCTGGAAAAGGCCGAAGCAGGTTTTGTCGGCAGGGAAAAGCGGGTCAGGAATGGCAATTACAGGCGCGTAGAAACACCCGGGCAGAGAAAGGTGGAAGAGGTCGCTTCTTTTTTACAGGTAATGCCCGACAAGCTCCTCAAGACAATGATCTACAGGACGGATAAAGGCACTATCGGTGTACTCGTAAAGGGAGACAGGGAGATAAACGAAACAAAACTGGTAAACCTCTTATCCCTCGATTATCTCGAACTCGCAGATCCCTGTATCATAGAAGAGGTTACGGGTGGCCCGCTTGGTTTTTCCGGGCCTATCGGTCTCAAAATTCCTCTTTATGCAGACAGTGATGTACAATCCATGGAAGACTTTGTTATAGGCGGGAACGAAGAGGATGTTCATGTCGTTGATGTTAATGTCGATGATTTTAAGGTTGAGGGTTTTTATGCCCTGAAGGTGGTGAAGGATGGGGATCTCTGTCCGAAATGCAAAGGAACACTATTATCCACAAGAGGGATAGAGGTGGGCCATATTTTTAAGCTTGGCCTGAAGTACAGCGAGGCCATGAACGCCACATTTCTTGATAAAGACGGCAAGGAAAGGCATATGGTCATGGGCTGTTACGGCATAGGTGTAGGCAGGACTGTCGCTGCCGCAATAGAACAGGGTTATGACGAAAACGGGATTGTGCTCCCTATCGCTATAGCGCCTTTTGAGGTAAATGTGCTGCCTGTGAACAATACTCACGCTGAAAGCATGGAACTGGCTGATAACGTATATAAGGCTTTAATGGGTAAAAACATTGATGTTGTGATGGACGACAGGGATGAGCGTCCGGGGGTCAAATTTAAAGACTGTGACCTTATTGGTATACCCTTAAGGGTAACCATAGGCGAAAGAAATTTAAAAGAAGGGTATGTTGAATTAAAGGTAAGGAATGAGAAAGAATCTCAAAAGATAAAGAAGGAAGACATCATCGGGAGGGTCGTAAGCTATGTTGAAGAGTCTAAATCTATGTGA
- a CDS encoding type II toxin-antitoxin system RelE/ParE family toxin: MKVLFTPTGRRQFLEAIAYIYRDNPSAAVDFRKKAEKNLSRLFSDLPFREVIVRPYRFFYKVKDETVWIIAVWHSAQLPEEPENKGG, encoded by the coding sequence TTGAAAGTTCTTTTCACCCCTACGGGCCGCCGCCAGTTTCTTGAAGCAATTGCTTATATTTACCGGGATAACCCTTCGGCGGCAGTAGATTTTCGCAAAAAGGCTGAGAAGAATCTCTCTCGCTTGTTCTCAGACCTCCCTTTTCGCGAGGTAATTGTGAGACCATATCGGTTTTTCTATAAAGTCAAAGATGAGACTGTATGGATCATTGCCGTATGGCATAGTGCTCAATTGCCTGAAGAACCTGAAAATAAAGGCGGGTAA
- the lptD gene encoding LPS assembly protein LptD has product MKYFSIAFFLITILLSPFTTHAKMLDYKSSLSNQIDISARFLEHKKEQNIYIAKGDVDVKEGTRILNADSVIFDDNAKEIFAEGNVVLQDGEDIIECEKLQLNLITKMGSIEKGKIFIKKGGFQIAGEHINKVGESQYKIKNGEITTCEGERPAWKFLASDVDVTLAGYAQTKGVKFQILNTTVFYLPWGMFPVKTERESGFLMPGFALSSRNGMMINTSYFWAISKDKDVTFYLDYFGDRGIKPGAEFRYALSEDFKGTFYSSIISDRAYDNTRYQIKSKHEQVMMKDLTFKINANYISDINYLVDFGKTAAERSENLIKSTAYLEKPLPKSLLTFEASYFKNLVQKNNDYVFQYLPSISFFTEYMPILKERFYTDIFAGLTNFNRAEGANYTRLSFEPRLRMPLSWNGINFLINGTLYETGYGISKSDTMSNQTNIRQTAKVEGDANVQFLKNYYTDILKIGEMQSVIKPRLSYTFIPNTSFSGIPNIDPYDRMYNTNTITYSLNHYLNSMSDQKSRELSLLEIEQTYGLSGNLEPSTLYDGYGNRVSDIRARFTLYPVDNFMYSNQTTINTSGDGLAIMRNTLSHKYPGIYWLNLSHYYTSDLSNELFSDVGGFYKSFEGKYQIRYSFKDTTVLDTLYQLTYRPKCWAVTFALIQSTRPNDTTFRLSLDLAGITNMQ; this is encoded by the coding sequence ATGAAATATTTTAGCATAGCCTTTTTTTTAATCACTATTCTTCTGTCGCCATTTACCACTCATGCTAAAATGTTGGACTATAAATCCTCCCTCTCAAACCAGATAGACATATCAGCACGTTTTTTAGAACATAAAAAAGAACAAAATATATACATCGCCAAAGGGGACGTGGACGTCAAGGAAGGAACAAGGATTTTAAATGCCGATTCTGTCATATTCGACGACAATGCCAAAGAAATCTTTGCGGAAGGAAATGTCGTCCTTCAGGACGGAGAAGACATTATAGAATGCGAAAAACTCCAGCTGAATCTCATTACTAAAATGGGATCCATTGAAAAAGGGAAAATATTCATTAAAAAGGGCGGATTCCAGATTGCGGGTGAGCATATCAACAAGGTCGGGGAATCACAATACAAAATCAAAAACGGCGAGATAACCACATGTGAAGGTGAAAGACCGGCTTGGAAGTTTCTGGCAAGCGACGTAGATGTAACCCTTGCGGGATATGCACAAACAAAAGGGGTAAAGTTCCAGATACTGAACACCACTGTTTTTTACCTCCCCTGGGGGATGTTCCCTGTTAAAACAGAAAGGGAGTCAGGATTCCTTATGCCGGGGTTTGCACTTTCAAGCAGGAATGGCATGATGATTAATACCTCCTATTTCTGGGCAATCTCTAAAGATAAAGACGTTACTTTCTATCTTGATTATTTCGGAGACAGGGGCATTAAGCCGGGGGCTGAGTTCCGGTATGCCCTTTCGGAAGATTTTAAAGGAACTTTCTATTCATCAATTATCAGCGACAGGGCATATGACAACACCCGTTACCAGATAAAGTCCAAGCATGAACAGGTCATGATGAAGGATTTAACTTTCAAAATAAATGCCAATTATATCTCAGATATTAATTATCTTGTAGACTTTGGAAAAACAGCGGCCGAGAGGAGCGAAAATCTCATAAAATCGACAGCATACCTTGAAAAACCCCTTCCGAAATCACTCCTCACCTTTGAAGCGTCATACTTCAAAAATTTAGTCCAAAAGAATAACGACTATGTATTTCAATATCTCCCCTCCATTTCCTTCTTTACAGAGTATATGCCTATTTTGAAAGAGAGGTTTTATACAGACATCTTTGCAGGCCTTACAAATTTCAACAGGGCTGAAGGTGCAAACTATACACGATTAAGTTTCGAACCAAGGTTGAGGATGCCTCTTTCCTGGAATGGAATCAATTTCCTCATTAATGGCACCCTCTATGAAACAGGCTATGGGATTTCAAAATCCGATACCATGAGCAACCAGACAAACATTCGCCAAACAGCCAAGGTAGAAGGAGATGCAAATGTACAGTTCCTGAAAAACTATTATACCGATATCCTCAAGATTGGCGAAATGCAGAGCGTTATAAAACCCAGGTTGTCATATACATTCATCCCGAACACATCATTCAGCGGTATCCCTAACATCGACCCTTATGACAGGATGTACAATACAAATACCATTACCTATTCTCTGAACCATTATCTCAATTCAATGTCTGATCAAAAATCCAGAGAATTGTCCCTCCTTGAGATAGAACAGACATACGGACTCTCGGGCAACTTAGAACCTTCAACGCTGTACGATGGATACGGGAACAGGGTTTCCGATATCAGGGCCAGATTTACGTTGTATCCTGTAGATAATTTCATGTATAGCAACCAAACTACTATCAACACAAGCGGTGATGGCCTTGCCATTATGAGAAATACTTTGAGTCATAAATATCCTGGTATTTACTGGTTAAACCTCTCTCATTATTATACCAGCGATTTAAGCAATGAACTTTTTTCTGATGTGGGAGGATTTTATAAATCTTTTGAAGGGAAATATCAGATACGGTATTCCTTTAAAGACACTACAGTGCTTGATACGCTCTATCAACTCACTTATCGCCCTAAATGCTGGGCCGTCACGTTTGCCCTGATTCAGTCAACGAGGCCGAATGATACAACCTTCCGGCTTTCCTTGGATCTTGCAGGTATCACAAACATGCAGTGA
- the rfbB gene encoding dTDP-glucose 4,6-dehydratase, with the protein MDNTHILVTGGCGFIGSNFVRYMLSKYPYSIINLDKLTYAGNLENLKDIENDRRYSFIKGDIIDRHLLENIFDTSKIDTIINFAAESHVDRSIMNPDEFIQTNINGTFNLLEIAKKKGIKRFVQISTDEVYGSLGKEGKFTEYTPISPNSPYSASKASADMLAMAYFKTFGTPVVITRCSNNYGPYQFPEKLIPLIITNALADIALPVYGDGMNIRDWIHVLDHCEAIDTVLHKGVEGEVYNIGGENERANIEIVKLILDILGKPHSLIQYVTDRLGHDRRYAIDSTKVKNELGYKTRFDFGKGMEDTVKWYIDNKEWWQRIRSGEYITYYERMYKNR; encoded by the coding sequence ATGGATAATACGCATATCCTGGTTACAGGGGGCTGTGGTTTCATCGGGAGTAATTTTGTAAGGTATATGCTGTCAAAATATCCTTACAGCATAATAAATCTCGACAAGCTTACCTATGCGGGCAACCTTGAAAACTTAAAAGATATTGAAAACGACAGGAGGTATTCCTTTATAAAGGGAGATATTATTGACAGGCATCTTCTGGAAAATATTTTTGATACCTCAAAGATTGATACTATTATCAATTTTGCGGCGGAGTCGCATGTTGACAGAAGTATCATGAACCCCGATGAATTCATACAGACAAACATTAACGGCACATTCAATCTCCTGGAAATTGCAAAGAAAAAGGGCATTAAACGGTTTGTTCAGATATCAACGGACGAAGTTTACGGTTCCCTGGGAAAAGAAGGTAAATTCACCGAGTATACGCCCATTTCTCCAAACAGCCCCTACTCGGCATCCAAGGCTTCAGCAGATATGCTCGCAATGGCATATTTTAAAACGTTCGGGACGCCTGTCGTTATCACAAGGTGCTCCAACAACTACGGGCCATACCAGTTCCCTGAAAAGCTGATACCTCTCATAATCACAAATGCCCTTGCGGACATTGCATTGCCTGTGTACGGTGACGGCATGAATATCCGTGACTGGATTCACGTATTAGACCACTGCGAGGCAATTGATACCGTACTCCACAAAGGAGTGGAAGGCGAGGTTTACAATATCGGCGGAGAAAACGAAAGGGCCAATATCGAGATTGTAAAACTTATCCTTGATATCCTCGGCAAGCCTCATTCGCTTATACAATACGTAACAGACAGGCTCGGCCATGACAGAAGGTATGCCATAGACTCCACAAAAGTGAAAAACGAATTGGGTTACAAGACAAGATTTGACTTTGGAAAAGGAATGGAAGATACGGTAAAGTGGTATATCGATAACAAAGAATGGTGGCAGAGAATCAGGAGTGGTGAGTACATAACATATTACGAGAGGATGTATAAAAACAGATGA
- a CDS encoding type II toxin-antitoxin system Phd/YefM family antitoxin, whose protein sequence is MPNAPRIIPISDLRQNASDVVRGVSSSREPVFITQRGRAAAVMVSMHVYEESQHELDILRLLARGEKEIETGTGYELEDVLKEADRFLESSKP, encoded by the coding sequence ATGCCAAATGCACCAAGAATCATACCGATTTCAGATCTCAGGCAAAACGCCAGCGATGTGGTTAGAGGCGTTTCGTCGTCCAGGGAACCTGTCTTCATAACTCAGCGTGGGCGAGCGGCTGCAGTTATGGTCAGCATGCATGTTTATGAGGAGTCTCAACACGAGCTTGACATATTGCGGTTACTCGCTCGTGGTGAAAAAGAGATCGAGACGGGTACCGGCTATGAACTTGAAGATGTTCTGAAAGAGGCCGACCGCTTTCTTGAGAGTTCAAAACCTTGA
- a CDS encoding type II toxin-antitoxin system HicB family antitoxin, which produces MKYKVNLQKTDEGYSIWVPGLPGCWSQGKTEVEAMENIKDAIQAYLETVEELTKDKESRYVEIANA; this is translated from the coding sequence ATGAAATACAAGGTGAATCTACAAAAGACAGACGAGGGTTATTCCATATGGGTTCCTGGACTTCCAGGTTGTTGGTCTCAGGGAAAAACAGAGGTAGAAGCCATGGAAAATATTAAGGACGCTATACAGGCTTATTTAGAAACAGTGGAAGAATTAACCAAAGACAAAGAATCACGATATGTAGAAATTGCAAATGCCTAA
- the rfbD gene encoding dTDP-4-dehydrorhamnose reductase has protein sequence MKIIITGGKGMLASNLLPTFSRYHEMITVDIDEWDITNKEKGETFIEEHKPDVIINLAAITNVDGCEDIPEIAQKVNGDAAGIIAELCEKYRVKLVHFSTDYVFDGTRDSPYNEEDIPNPQSVYGGSKLSAEMQIRRNNPSALIMRAEWLYGGALGGGDFITKITRVAREKGRVEVVNDQKGTPTYAKDVGEPLRALIENNRSGIYHISNSGSTTWYGFTKEIFTLLSIDIPLNPTTSGTYKTKAKRPVNSVYDISKLQRDTGITMRSWQEALREYLHLQK, from the coding sequence ATGAAGATTATAATAACCGGCGGCAAAGGCATGTTGGCAAGCAATCTTTTACCGACTTTCAGTCGTTACCATGAAATGATTACCGTGGATATTGACGAATGGGACATCACAAACAAGGAAAAGGGCGAGACCTTCATCGAGGAGCATAAACCGGATGTCATTATTAATCTCGCCGCCATCACCAACGTAGATGGCTGTGAGGATATCCCCGAGATTGCACAGAAAGTAAACGGCGATGCCGCGGGAATTATTGCTGAACTCTGCGAAAAATACCGGGTTAAGCTTGTCCATTTCAGCACAGATTATGTTTTTGACGGCACCAGGGACTCCCCTTACAATGAGGAGGATATCCCGAACCCACAGTCGGTATACGGGGGATCAAAGCTTTCAGCCGAGATGCAGATCAGGAGAAATAATCCTTCGGCCCTCATTATGCGTGCAGAATGGCTTTATGGAGGCGCCCTGGGTGGCGGCGATTTTATCACCAAGATTACAAGAGTTGCCAGGGAAAAAGGACGCGTTGAAGTCGTCAACGATCAGAAAGGTACCCCCACCTATGCGAAGGATGTCGGTGAACCCCTGAGGGCGCTTATAGAAAACAACAGGTCCGGTATTTATCACATATCAAACAGCGGTTCTACCACATGGTACGGGTTTACAAAAGAGATTTTTACCCTGTTGAGCATAGATATTCCGCTCAATCCAACAACATCGGGTACATACAAAACCAAGGCAAAACGTCCGGTAAATTCTGTCTATGACATTTCCAAACTTCAGAGAGATACGGGCATTACCATGAGGTCATGGCAGGAAGCCCTGCGTGAATATCTGCATTTGCAAAAATGA
- a CDS encoding UDP-2,3-diacylglucosamine diphosphatase — protein sequence MKAVFFSDAHLDKNDIQKIGFVEKFIDDVCHDADMVFVLGDLFEFYHGYDGYIFPWYKSIVDSLKNLVKKGKTVYFIEGNHEFHMGNFFKNYTGIRCTHSVVMDIEGKKTYIAHGYEISKFYLTKFLKTPFVSKVMDTLGPDITWSIATMARVFLSSRKKSYNNKAIDLFRKYALKKFDEGYDVLILGHSHMLDAFERQSGDITQQYFNTGDIIRYCSYVEYSSASGFELKKYVPHPSTP from the coding sequence ATGAAAGCTGTCTTCTTCTCCGATGCCCATCTCGATAAAAATGACATTCAAAAAATAGGATTTGTCGAGAAATTCATAGATGATGTGTGCCACGATGCAGACATGGTCTTCGTACTGGGAGATCTATTCGAATTTTATCATGGCTATGACGGATACATATTTCCCTGGTACAAAAGTATCGTAGACTCTCTTAAAAACCTGGTTAAAAAGGGAAAAACGGTGTATTTCATTGAAGGCAATCATGAGTTCCACATGGGGAATTTCTTTAAAAATTATACAGGCATACGATGTACTCATAGTGTTGTTATGGATATCGAAGGGAAAAAAACCTACATAGCACATGGTTACGAAATCAGCAAGTTTTACCTCACGAAATTCCTTAAAACACCCTTTGTAAGTAAAGTAATGGATACCCTTGGCCCGGACATTACATGGTCAATCGCCACTATGGCAAGGGTCTTTCTATCCAGCAGAAAGAAGTCTTATAATAATAAAGCAATTGACCTTTTCAGAAAATATGCATTAAAAAAATTTGATGAAGGGTACGATGTGCTCATATTGGGACATTCACATATGCTTGATGCATTTGAACGCCAATCAGGTGATATAACACAACAATATTTTAACACCGGTGACATCATCCGGTATTGTTCATATGTTGAATATAGCAGCGCCTCCGGATTTGAATTAAAAAAGTATGTTCCCCACCCCTCGACCCCTTGA
- a CDS encoding dTDP-4-dehydrorhamnose 3,5-epimerase family protein, whose protein sequence is MIKDVIYKQLKFVPDERGRLMEILRDDDEIFTKFGQVYLTTTYPGVVKAWHYHRIQDDLICCVKGMLKLVLYDDREDSPTKGDVNEFFIGEYNPAVVRVPKMIYHGWKCISDEEALILNAPTETYKRQQPDEYRKEAHTKDIPYKWERKDG, encoded by the coding sequence ATGATTAAGGATGTCATATACAAACAGTTAAAGTTTGTCCCCGACGAAAGGGGAAGATTAATGGAGATTTTACGGGATGATGACGAAATCTTTACCAAATTTGGTCAGGTCTATTTAACAACAACCTACCCTGGTGTAGTCAAGGCTTGGCATTACCATAGGATACAGGATGATCTCATCTGCTGCGTCAAAGGAATGTTGAAACTCGTCCTTTATGACGACAGGGAAGATTCACCCACAAAAGGCGATGTGAATGAATTCTTTATCGGAGAATACAATCCGGCCGTTGTGAGGGTTCCAAAGATGATCTACCACGGATGGAAATGCATCAGTGATGAAGAAGCCCTGATCCTCAATGCCCCCACTGAGACCTACAAGCGGCAGCAGCCTGACGAATACAGGAAGGAGGCCCATACAAAGGACATACCCTACAAATGGGAGAGGAAGGATGGATAA
- a CDS encoding sugar phosphate nucleotidyltransferase, whose amino-acid sequence MKGIILAGGLGTRLHPLTKITNKHLLPIYDKPMVYYPIQTLVNAGITDIMIVTGGNYAGDFLRLLGNGKEFGLTHIHYAYQEGEGGIADALSMAGWFAEGEKICVVLGDNIIENNIVKAVRDFEKQDKGAKILLKEVPDPERFGVAEISDGELISIVEKPRAPKSNLAVIGIYLYDGRVFDFIKTIKPSDRGELEITDVNNAYLENGTMTWEMLRGWWTDAGTFESLLRANILVSQTGANNIDNVERAAFSG is encoded by the coding sequence ATGAAAGGAATAATATTGGCTGGAGGACTGGGGACAAGATTGCATCCTCTTACAAAGATAACAAACAAACACCTGTTGCCGATATACGATAAACCCATGGTGTATTATCCCATCCAGACACTGGTAAACGCCGGGATAACAGATATCATGATAGTGACCGGGGGCAATTATGCAGGCGATTTCCTGAGGCTGCTGGGGAACGGGAAGGAGTTCGGGCTCACACACATTCATTACGCATATCAGGAGGGAGAAGGGGGAATAGCAGACGCCCTGTCCATGGCAGGGTGGTTCGCTGAAGGTGAAAAAATATGTGTTGTTCTGGGTGACAATATTATTGAAAATAATATTGTGAAAGCGGTAAGGGACTTCGAAAAACAGGATAAAGGCGCAAAAATCCTCCTCAAGGAGGTGCCTGATCCTGAAAGATTTGGTGTAGCTGAAATCAGCGACGGGGAACTTATAAGCATCGTGGAAAAACCGAGGGCGCCAAAAAGCAACCTTGCTGTTATCGGCATATATTTATATGACGGCAGGGTATTCGATTTTATCAAAACCATTAAACCATCTGATCGCGGTGAACTTGAAATTACTGATGTGAATAATGCGTATCTGGAAAACGGGACAATGACGTGGGAGATGCTCCGCGGCTGGTGGACCGATGCCGGTACATTTGAATCATTATTACGTGCCAACATACTGGTATCGCAAACGGGAGCGAATAACATCGATAACGTAGAGCGGGCAGCGTTCAGCGGATAG